From the Ipomoea triloba cultivar NCNSP0323 chromosome 8, ASM357664v1 genome, the window cggaacatagaccactctcttggtctttgcaaCAGTACGCATCTCATTGTCACAAGATTGTCAttcacattgtcgaagcaagaatagttaatgggacataTGAAGGAAATAAAAATTCTTATCCCCTGAATGTGTCTCACTtcttctgatacgagattgcccttcaagttccagtgTAAACAAttccattgatgcttgcatatgccatgactatcaacaaaagctagggccaaacactaactcatgttgggTTATTGCTCAAAAAGTTGGTGTTTAATCACAATCAATTGTACTGGTTTTTTCCTGAGTCACCCATCCTAATGGTATGAAGGTGTTAGCTCTAGACGATGATGGACAAGATTTTGTTcctactaccaatgtcgtctacaaagaggttttcaataatgtgtagtttgaatattatgtttttttcaaAGAGTACATTTGCCCaagttatacaaatcctaaaagctgatatataaaatctccaaaGTTTCAACACCGGATgcttacatctacacattagctattaattttgcaattatttggtcgaattcaagcaaagataacatcacaaaacataatcggttcaaaccatcttttcaattgcactatataatatttgatgttataatttatataattatatatcaatcaaaatattcttaaaatattatagtaaaTCCATTCTGTGTATCACACGGGTGAAGATACtagtttatttaaaagttacaaatttaTATCACCCAAccattataaaaaagaaaaagaaaaaaaaaccatattTGGATAATGACAGACGTGCCAATGTCTTGACGGATATATGACAGTGTTTTGGATAGGCGTTTTGAGGAAAGAGTTttcttttcccaaaacgcctttatctattaaatttttttttcgcATAATTGAGGAGCCTTTTCAGCTCCTCAAGCCTTCTGCCCATCCAATTTTCGGACAGACAAAAATTAGCAAAATTAATTGGAGCCTCAAGGCTCTTTTATATAGGAACCTCAAGGCTCCAACTCGGCAACTCCACTTTCCCAACGATatgggagaagtggaagataagggCGTGCAGCTCCacctatttttttgttttgttttgttttgttttaattatttataatgataataataattttaattattattattatgaaatatatgtatagtatttCATGTCATTTTAATTGTTAACCGCTAATATTAAataactaattttatcaaataattttttacaatCTGATGATATAATTCGCTAGTTAAATTCGCTAACATTATCCTCTATCCGCTAACCACTAACCGTTAATTGTCAAACAAGACTAATTATAAGTTCAAAATGGGCGATCAAGTGAGTGAAACATGATTTTTGTTCGATTCTTATTTAACACCTTATTGGTCCAATTTCTTCATTatccaaaaaaattgacaataacATTCGCAATAagaatacaaattataaaataattgtatCATTCGTTATACGGaggtattaaataaaaatattcataaacgTCATGATTAAGTTTATGTATAAGATTTTATGtccaatatttaataataatagtaataataataataataataataataacaaaaatccATATTCATAGAACCAAAAGTTCAAAATGTGCAAAACCGATTTTAAAAGGCTTTGCTTACTCTCTCTCGACTCTCGAGTCTTCACTACTGGAGTTTCAACCCATTAAAAacctcatctttttttttttcctttctttcttgcccatttttttcttttctgtaaCGGCGATGGAGAGGCGGCAacagcagcaacagcaacagcagcaCTGGGGAGTGAGAATCCCGTCGTATCTTCAGCCTCAATCGCACCAGAATTCTCCCCCGCAGCAGCGGAGCAGCTTGCCGGAGATTTACGCGAACCCGCCCGACGTTCATGGGCTCGAATCAGTTCTGTCCAATCTGCGCGTGTCGTCGGATTACGGGCTCCGTCGATACCACCCTCTGACGGCGCCGGCTGTGGGTCCCACGtggggcggcggcggcggcgctgaCGTGTCCCCCGGGTTGCGATCGGACCCTGGGGCTGGGTACCAAGTGATCAGTGGCAATGGTGACGTGGAGggtttgatgatgatgaggagtaGGGCCCACAGTCGGAATGTTGGGGATTTCTTGAGCTTTGGTGGGCCCCACCACCAAAATCTGAATGTGGGCCCGGCCAGGAGCTGGCCCACTACAGCTGCGGATagcggcgccggcgccggcggacGGAATCTCGGTGACGCCGCCGCCGCCCAGCCATGGCTGTGGTATGGCGGCAGAGGAGGAGAGCCTGTGAGGTTAAGAGGCAGTGAAATGGTTTATCATGAGCAGGACCCTTTCTTGCTCTGCAAGAAACCATTGCCAGGAAACCCCACTCTCCCATTCCCTAATTTGAACCAAAATTCTGCACAATCTATGGATGGTTCAATGCCCAGAAATCTCAGCTTTTTGAACAACAAGGATGAAATTCATCAGGGAGCCTTGAATCTTGAGGATATTAGAGGAAAGATAGTTTCTTTAGCAAAGGATCAAAATGGGTGCAGAATATTGCAGGATAATCTCGTTTTCTTCGACAACGAAGGAACCGAGATTGTGCTGTCTGAGGTTATAGAATACGTGGGCGATTTGATGAAGAACCAATCTGGGTGTTACCTTATTCAGAAGCTTTTCTCAGTGTGCAGTGAAGAACAAAgaactaatattattttagCTGTAACTAAGAAACCGTTTCAGCTCGTTGCCATTTGCCTCAACCCCTTTGGGTATGGttaattctaaattttaattttgaaatatataatatgtttgcCTCCAGAACAATAAactgattttgtgtgtgtgtttaaggGCCCGAGCAATGCAGAAATTGTTGGAAGATCTTAGTTCGCCGCAGCAAAGATCCTTAGTAATTGCTGCTTTATGCCCTGGTGCTGTTACATTGGCCTCTGACCCCAATGGCCACCTTGTGATTCTTTACTGCTTGAAAAATTTCTCCTTTGAATACAACAAGGTAACGGCTAATAGCTCTCTTTATCAGATGCTGCTAAATGTTGATGAAACTTATGcttttatatattgttttttgtttatagcCATATGTTGGGTGACAAAAATGTTGAATTCGTTTGATGTCCAGTTAAATTGTATACTCTGTAATTGTTAGTTATGTTTGTCACCTCTAACCGTTATATTTCACAGTGCTTAGTTGCTTAGTTGATTATGTAAAACCTAATAGTATGAAAATATGGGAACGGTAAAAAGTACTCTGTATTTAAGTTAGGATTTACGTGCAGTTAAAATTCAACGTTCCTTCAAGCTTGTTAACGTATCAATTCACTCCGTATCTATTTATGAATTGAATGAGACACTCTTCACCCCTCTTTTGAAGTTCTTCTGTTTCATACTCTTCTTACTACAGGATTGAGCGAAGTCTATATACAACCCATTTATCACATTTCAACTGTTTTCCTCTAGAATGAGGCACGGTTCATTTTCTGTTACCATCAAGAACTGGATTGATAGGCACCATTTCAATTGTTCCATTCTATAACGCCATTTTATGGGTGCTGCAAATTGTGTCTCTTCTATACTGACATTTAACACTTCATTTGGCATAGAAAGTTGTCTTGGATAACATCCTAGAGTTTGAGCCCCACCCCAccctcttttttgttttgttttgttttttttttttgttttttaattttaaaaccaTGATTTGGCCCAAATTTGTTCATACTCAGACACATGAAAGTTGTAGATCTTTCTCTTTGCTTTCAATAGAATCGTGAATAGCATCAATCCAACTTTGTATGAAAAAGATATATCCAAATTACTGAAATATGTGAAGGTTGTCGAAAAGTTGTAGATTTGCATAATTTGTTTGCCATTGAATTTTGGGCCTCCATTTGGACTCATTGAAtagtgtaattaattaattttggctATAGTATATCCACCACACCAATAAAAGAGTTTCCTCCAAATTGGGCTATGTTTGGCATAACCCATATCCTCATCGGCTCATCACAAGTTATCGAGACTTAGGGATAATTAAAAAGTTTTCTGTAGGACCCAGTCCCGAGGCCTTTGCTTCATTTCCCGCAGTCACATTGAATTCTCCCTGACATTTCTTCTCATCTTAGGATGCATTTCATATGTGGTGACTGGTGAAGGTCTTCTTGCATCATGTTATGACCATAAATACCAAATTTATGATACCTTGCCATATTTACTTCATCTAGACCCATCACCTATGCACCTCAGTACCTCACTATAAGGTGTTGGTCTAATAGCTCTCTCTGCTCTTAGTGAATACACATACACCCCCCACCCCTCTTCCCCCGGCCTTTCTATCCTATTTTACTTGTCTGGTTTCTCTTCCCGAGGACCGagcttttaaaatatatttcttaaaattttgaaatttccaTTCTTGAATCAAGTAATGCTTTTCATATAGTTTCTTAATATCTATTTCTGATTGTCAACTAATAAATTTATTAGTGTCAAAAAACATAAAGATCAATCAAATTGGCTCACAAAATAGTGGCTAAGGCACATTACTCGAGACAAATGTAGTAAGTACAAAGGATTGATTATGGGAATCTGCACCTTCATGCAGATTCTATGGCCAATTGAGAAATCTTGGTCAATTAACATTCCAATTGATGCTCTCAATGAAAAAGACTATTTGGTTCATGTTGAATGTAATCCTAGTCCTAGTAGGATTTTAGCGATGGGCCAAGCACAAATGTATAGCATGTGTATATAAATAGGACAAGATTATAAGTCAAAAACTCTCTTGCTAGCGTTAAATAATTTGTGCTCACCTGGCATTGATAAAGAGTTTTGTGTGTGTTCTTTTAGTGAATTAATGGACATAAATATCCTAACCAAAACTTAACAATCAGACTAATTTTGTCCGTTTTGtcaatagtcaagagaccaacACTATTTGATTTTAAAGTCAAGGGGAAAAAGTGAAATTGTCACTATAGTTGAGGGACGAAAAACAAAAATAGTTCATATAGTTTAGTATTGCATTTTGTGAATAATCTATTATCTGCTTCATATGAGTTATGAATTATTGGTTTAAATAAGATAATAATTCCCGACATTTAGAAGCTATATTATTCAAATTGGTATCTGAATTatctaaatatctaatttaATAAGATTTGCCATATGGGCACGTTATTCTTGTTAGATACCCCTACTTTTACATCTGGTTCCCGAGTCCATTGCATCTTTTACTTGAAAAGAGATCTCTATTAAATACTCTATAGGTTCTCGCACAATTAGCAGTCTGACAAAACTATATTTGGCAGCATCTTATCAATGAAATCGCAAAGAACTGCTTTGGGATTGCAACCAATAGAAACGGGTGCTGTGTGCTGCAGTCGTGTATAGAAAATGCTTGTGGAGAAGCAAGGGAGAGTCTGGTAAACGAGATAATAGCAAATGCTGTGCAGCTATCAGAAAATCCCTACGGGTTTGCTtctgaaacctttgtttatccTTACTTTCTGGGTCAATCACTGAATAACATGCTTCTCGTTATCTTTCACAATGCCCAGCAACTATGTCGTGCAACATCTGCTGGGACAAAATATACCAGGAGTGGAAGACAATCT encodes:
- the LOC116027596 gene encoding pumilio homolog 12-like, with amino-acid sequence MQKLLEDLSSPQQRSLVIAALCPGAVTLASDPNGHLVILYCLKNFSFEYNKHLINEIAKNCFGIATNRNGCCVLQSCIENACGEARESLVNEIIANAVQLSENPYGNYVVQHLLGQNIPGVEDNLLGRLEGKFDSLARNKYASNVVEKFFVKSGEQSTKIIKELISSPNLSMLLVDPFGNYVIQKALKVAKGEVFNALIDLIMVNAPSMQSNIYGKMILACLSRGGRDIHAGSNILYSK